ATCATGTGGAAACCGCGACCTTCTTCGCCCAGCAGCGCTTCGGGACCCAGGACGACATCGTTGAAATTGAGCGCGCCGACCTGGCTGGCCCGCTGACCCATCTTATGTTCCTTCGGACCGCGCTCTATTCCCTTGGCGTGCAGGTCGACGATGAAGATCGACATGCCGCGATGGCCCGCATCCTTGTCGGTGCGCGCCAGCACGAAACCGACGTCGGCGACCGGCGCGTTGTGGATCCAGATCTTGCCGCCGTCCAGCCGCCATCCGTGCCCGTCGCGCGTGGCGGTGGTGCGTATCCCGGAAACATCGGTCCCGGCTTCAGGCTCGGTGATGCAGTAGGCAGCCTTCTTCTCGGCGCGCATGGCCGGACCCAGCCACTGCTGCCGCTGCGCCTCGCTGCCATGCTGGACAAGCAAGGTGCTGATCAGCTCGACGAGGCCGCATTGATCGGCGACGGACGCATAGCCGCGCGACAGCTCTTCCATCACCAGCGCATAGGTAAGCGTGTCGAAGCCGGGACCGCCCATGGCCTCCGGAACGCCGATACCGAAGAGACCGAGCTCGCCCATCTGCTCATATATCTCGCCAGGAAAGCGCTCATCCCGATCAAGCGCCTCTGCAACTGGACGAATGACATCCTCGGCAAACTGGCGCGCCATCTCGCGCACCTGCTGCTGCGTTTCGCTCAGCGGCACGGCCGACCTCCCTATGTAACTATCTAGTTACTCCTACGCTGGAATCGTCGGCGGCGTCAAGCGGCGGACTTCGCATCGCCATGCGTTGCCGTTACAAGTGCTTGCGGCTTCGGTCGAACTTAACTAGAAATAACCAGATGGTTACTAATGGAGGATATCATGAAGCCATCTGACAAGCGCGTATTCGGCCGGTCCGGCCTCAACGTCACGGCCTTCGCGTTCGGAACCGCTCCCATCGGCAATTTCCTTCATCCCATAGACGAGCAGACCGCGGATGCCATGATTCAGACCGCATGGGACGCGGGCATACGCTTCTACGACACGGCGCCGATGTACGGCCACGGCCTCTCGGAACTGCGGGCCGGGCATTCGCTGCGCTGGAAGAAGCGCGACGAGTTCGTCCTCGCCAGCAAGGTGGGCCGGGTGCTGAAGCCCGCGAAGCGCTCCGAGATCGACTTCGCGCCGTGGTCAAACGCCGCGCCGAACACCATGAATTTCGATTACTCCTACGACGGCACAATGCGGTCGTTCGAGGATTCGCTGCAGCGCCTGGCGCTTGAACACATCGACATGCTGTTCATCCATGACATCGATCGGTTCACCCGTGGCGACGAGCAGCCGGAAGTGTTCCGGCAGGCGATGGATGGCTGCTGGCGGGCATTGGAGAAACTGCGCTCCGAAGGCGTCGTGAAGGCGATCGGCGTTGGGGTCAACGAATGGCAGGTTTGCCACGAGGCGCTGAAGCAGCGCGACTTCGACTGCTTCCTGCTGGCGGGCCGCTATACGCTGCTCGAACAGGAAGCCCTCGACGAGTTCCTGCCGCTTTGCGTCGAGCGCGGCGCGGCGGTGCTGGTCGGCGGGGGCTTCAATTCCGGCATCCTGGCCACGGGCGCCGTTCCCGGCGCCAAGTACAATTATTCACCGGCGCCAAAGCCCGTCATGGAGAAAGTGGCGAAGATCGAGGAGGTCTGCCGCGCGCATGGCGTGCCGCTGCCGGCCGCCGCCTTGCAGTTCGTGGTGGCGCATCCGGCCATCCCGTCCTTCTGCGCCGGCACTCGCACTGTCCAGCAACTCGAGCAGAACCTTGCCTGGTTCAGTTACCCGATCCCCGGCGAGTTCTGGCAAGACCTGAAGAAGAACGGGCTGTTGCGGGAAGACGCGCCGGTGCCGGCATGAGTGTCGACGTCCGAGGGAAATCGCTCACAGGCCTCGGGTTGAGCTACGAGGACGTGGAGATCGGCGACCATTTCGAAACGCCTTCCACAGAAGTGACCGCGGCCATCATAGAAGCGCTCGCGGAAATGACCGGTGACCGGTTCGAAATCCACATGAGCGACGAGGCGGCACATCGGCACGGCTTCCCGGCGCGTGTAGCGCATGGTCTGCTTGTGCTGTCCCTTGTCGATGGTCTGAAGAACAATGCCGTCGCCCGGTTCCGAGCCGTGGCCTCGCTCGGCTGGAGCTGGAGGTTTTCAGCCCCGGTGCTCGCCGGCGACATCATCAAAGCCGAGGTGACGGTCGCGGAAAAGCGGGCCACTCGCAATCCGGCCCGCGCGATTGTTCGTCTGCGGTTCGTCGTTTGCAATCAGTGGGGACGGACCGTACAGGAAGGCGAGAACGAGTTGATGATTTATCGACGTGACATGGCTTGAGAGAATTCGTTCCTACCTCCATAGAGGCAAAGCACGCGATCTGCTTTCAGGCAACGACGGAGCTTGACTCTACGACCGAGATGAGGCGCAAGGCTGACATTCCTTGCGCATGACTTTCGAATATCGCCTAAGATTGATGCTCACTCCGCCAGTCCCAAGATGATGACGGTTTCAATCTCCGATACGCTGCCTCCGCGTAGCGAACCCTGAGGCCCGATCACCGCGCCATCCGAGATACAGTGGCAAGGGACGCACAGGTTCTATTGGGGAACCGAACCTATCCATTTCTATTGGTAGCAACTGCGGCTGACCTTCCCTACGCATCTGAAAGCAAACGAGGATTTTTTTCACTAAGATTCCGCCTCTGGCACCATCGACTTAAGGTTGTGCGTATCTGCTCCTAAACCTTTGTTTTTCAATGCGATTTTCTTTCGTTACTATCTTCAACAGCCTAACCGCAACATTCGGCTCCGTTAACCGGAACCGAACCGGCGCTTGAGGCGCGTGAGGTCGCGACGGCATTCCGGCCACGCCCACCTTGCCAATGAAAACACCTGACTCTTTCCGGCTGGCTGTTGCGCAGAAAGAGGCAACCAGTGGCTGCCCTTCGCGTTGGTCATCATATTCAGCCGGGAAGATTCGATGCCGCTCACCGCTTTTGCCTTGAATTGCACACTCAAGATTCCTCGGGACGATGACGAGTCCTCGACCGATCGAATGCTTGCTGAGTTGACCAACGCTTTGGCGGCACATGACGTCGGATGCGAAACGGCACGTGCGCTCGTCCACAACATCAAGCCCGGCGTGCTCTCCGACCTGGGCGAAGGCGACGACTGGCCGAAGCTGCGGGAAAAGATCCTGGCCGCCGACATCTTCATCCTTGGCCTGCCAATCTGGATGGGGCAGCCGTCGTCCGTTGCCAAGCGCGTGATGGAGCGGATGGACGCATTCCTGTCCGAGACCGACGACAGCGGACGCATGCCGGCGGCAGGCAAGGTCGCGTTGGTGGCGATCGTCGGCAATGAGGATGGCGCCCATCACTGCCATGCCGAGTGCTATCAGGCGCTCAACGATGTCGGCTTCACCGTTCCCGCCAATGGCGGCGTTTACTGGGTTGGAGAAGCGATGGGCGACGTCAACTTCGTCGATCTTCCCGGGACACCGGAGAAAGTCGTCAGCATGATCAAGATGGCGGCTTCCAATGCCGCTCATCTGGCCGGGCTCTTCAAGACCAAAAACTATGCCGGCGTGCCTGCCGGCGAGTGATATCGTACTCTTATCGCCCGGCCAGGACATCGGCATTTCCGCCGATGCCCGCACCGGCAAAGGAAGAATGGCGCTTGGACCGAAGGTGCGGGACAACGCCTATAGCGCCAACTGCCGGGAGCGTCGCCCATGTTGCCGCTAATGCCGACCAAGTCCGCGTGCCGAGGATCATCTTCGGGAGCTGGACGCACGGCTGAGCGCCTTGCCCGTCCGAAGGAGTAGCAGGACTGTTAGACGAGCAGTTGCTCGATCCTGATCGGCAGGTCGCGGATACGCTTGCCGGTGGCGTGGTAGACCGCGCTGGCGACGGCAGCGGCCGTGCCGACATTGCCGAGCTCGCCGAGGCCTTTCACGCCGGCGGGGTTGACCGCATGGTCGACCTCCGGCACCAGGATCACCTGCAGGTCCTTGATGTCGGCATTGACGGGCACAAGGTAGTCTTGCAGGTCGCGATTCACATAGCGCGCGTAGCGCCTGTCGACCTCGGTCGCCTCATGCAACGCCTGACTGATGCCCCAGATCATGCCGCCCATCAGCTGGCTGCGCGCCGTGCGGGTGTTCATGATGCGGCCGGCGGCAAAGGCGCCTGCGATGCGCGGCACGCGGACTTCCCTGGTATAGCGGTTGATGCGGACTTCGACGAACTCGGCGCCGAAGGCGTATTTCACGGAATCCTCGTCCTGCTCGCCGCCATGGAACTCCGGCGTTCCGGCATAGAGCTTCTTCAGCGCCTCCGGCGTCGCGTTCTTGGGGGCGAACTCGGCATATTCCTCGATCGCGCCGACCTGCATGGCTTTCAGGACATCCCCGACCTTGGCCGACGCGCCGCTCTTCGCCACGATCTTGCCGCCGGCAAGCTCGAATTCCTCATTATGGGAGCTGGCCAGCGGACCGCCTTCCGCGGTCGCTGCGGCGTAGAGCTTGGTGCGGATAGCGTCGCAGGCCATGAGCACCGCCGAGCAAACACTTGCCGTGGAGATCGACCCGCCCGAGACCGGAGCCGGAGGCAGGCTGCTGTCGCCCATTTCGACGCTGATCCTATCGATGCTCACGCCGAGACGCTCCGACGCCATCTGGCCGGCCACCGTGCGAACGCCTGTGCCGATCTCGTGCGAACCGCATTGCAGCCGCACATCGCCGTCGACCGTCAGGCGCACGCGCGCCGCGCATGGCGCGACGGCAGTGGGGTAAATCGCCGTGGCGCAGCCCATGCCGACCAGCCAGTCGCCGTCGCGCATCGCGCCGACCTTCGGATCGCGGTCGGCCCAGCCAAAAGCTTCCGCCGCCTGGTCGTAGCACTGGATCAGCGAACGGCTGGAGAAC
This region of Mesorhizobium sp. M2A.F.Ca.ET.046.03.2.1 genomic DNA includes:
- a CDS encoding MaoC family dehydratase encodes the protein MSVDVRGKSLTGLGLSYEDVEIGDHFETPSTEVTAAIIEALAEMTGDRFEIHMSDEAAHRHGFPARVAHGLLVLSLVDGLKNNAVARFRAVASLGWSWRFSAPVLAGDIIKAEVTVAEKRATRNPARAIVRLRFVVCNQWGRTVQEGENELMIYRRDMA
- a CDS encoding aldo/keto reductase, with translation MKPSDKRVFGRSGLNVTAFAFGTAPIGNFLHPIDEQTADAMIQTAWDAGIRFYDTAPMYGHGLSELRAGHSLRWKKRDEFVLASKVGRVLKPAKRSEIDFAPWSNAAPNTMNFDYSYDGTMRSFEDSLQRLALEHIDMLFIHDIDRFTRGDEQPEVFRQAMDGCWRALEKLRSEGVVKAIGVGVNEWQVCHEALKQRDFDCFLLAGRYTLLEQEALDEFLPLCVERGAAVLVGGGFNSGILATGAVPGAKYNYSPAPKPVMEKVAKIEEVCRAHGVPLPAAALQFVVAHPAIPSFCAGTRTVQQLEQNLAWFSYPIPGEFWQDLKKNGLLREDAPVPA
- a CDS encoding NAD(P)H-dependent oxidoreductase, translating into MPLTAFALNCTLKIPRDDDESSTDRMLAELTNALAAHDVGCETARALVHNIKPGVLSDLGEGDDWPKLREKILAADIFILGLPIWMGQPSSVAKRVMERMDAFLSETDDSGRMPAAGKVALVAIVGNEDGAHHCHAECYQALNDVGFTVPANGGVYWVGEAMGDVNFVDLPGTPEKVVSMIKMAASNAAHLAGLFKTKNYAGVPAGE
- a CDS encoding acyl-CoA dehydrogenase family protein, translated to MPLSETQQQVREMARQFAEDVIRPVAEALDRDERFPGEIYEQMGELGLFGIGVPEAMGGPGFDTLTYALVMEELSRGYASVADQCGLVELISTLLVQHGSEAQRQQWLGPAMRAEKKAAYCITEPEAGTDVSGIRTTATRDGHGWRLDGGKIWIHNAPVADVGFVLARTDKDAGHRGMSIFIVDLHAKGIERGPKEHKMGQRASQVGALNFNDVVLGPEALLGEEGRGFHMMMSVLDKGRVGIASLAVGIAQAGLEAAVDYAQQRRQFGKPIADFQGVQWLLADMAKDIEAARLLVRSAAEKIDAGENATKACSIAKCFAGDIAVARTADAVQVFGGSGYIRGFEVERLYRDAKITQIYEGTNQIQRMIIARELLKHGARA